The following coding sequences are from one Streptomyces sp. NBC_01485 window:
- a CDS encoding DUF4429 domain-containing protein encodes MAEIIQRDGTWAFDGTTVRITPGLHRSVPLFRQTYGEIAVPLEAVAGIAYEPERRRGRLRMRLREGADPLLQATGGRLPDPADPYRLTVDADRAGVAEYLAEEIRHALLLDQIPHEPTEAYLLPGPPVPVSVRSSDGTVSFDGTQVRVDWADTSDRVKRATGPRVIGIGDLVRVEWLPNSGHEDGFLRFVTRETVFSKLPAEKDPYALDLWGNVSRDLLTALVATAVTARLPHPSARTHTEHEHEQEHGDADRHADGHADGHADAGDHHDVLLRRLRELGELHRDGVLTDEEFARTKAVVLRGF; translated from the coding sequence ATGGCCGAGATCATCCAGCGTGACGGGACCTGGGCCTTCGACGGCACGACGGTCCGCATCACGCCGGGGCTGCACCGCTCCGTGCCGCTGTTCCGGCAGACGTACGGGGAGATCGCGGTGCCTCTGGAGGCGGTCGCCGGGATCGCCTACGAGCCCGAACGCAGGCGCGGCCGGCTGCGGATGCGGCTGCGCGAGGGGGCCGATCCGCTGCTGCAGGCGACCGGCGGGCGGCTGCCCGACCCTGCGGATCCTTACCGGCTCACGGTGGACGCGGACCGTGCCGGGGTCGCCGAGTACCTCGCCGAGGAGATCCGGCACGCGCTGCTGCTCGACCAGATCCCCCACGAGCCGACCGAGGCCTACCTCCTGCCGGGTCCGCCGGTGCCGGTGTCCGTGCGGTCCTCCGACGGCACCGTCTCCTTCGACGGCACCCAGGTGCGCGTCGACTGGGCGGACACCTCGGACCGGGTGAAGCGGGCGACCGGCCCGCGCGTGATCGGCATCGGTGACCTCGTGCGGGTCGAGTGGCTGCCCAACTCGGGTCACGAGGACGGCTTCCTGCGCTTCGTGACCCGCGAGACGGTGTTCTCGAAACTGCCGGCCGAGAAGGACCCGTACGCCCTGGACCTGTGGGGCAACGTGAGCCGCGACCTCCTGACGGCGCTGGTGGCGACCGCGGTCACCGCCCGCCTCCCGCACCCCTCCGCCCGCACGCACACCGAGCACGAGCACGAGCAGGAGCACGGGGACGCGGACAGGCACGCGGACGGGCACGCGGACGGGCACGCGGACGCGGGCGACCACCACGACGTACTGCTGCGCCGGCTGCGCGAGTTGGGTGAGCTGCACCGGGACGGCGTGCTGACGGACGAGGAGTTCGCCCGGACGAAAGCCGTCGTCCTCCGGGGCTTCTGA
- a CDS encoding class II aldolase/adducin family protein, producing the protein MHRPTPPAPLPTDRLQFAMPPTHDSVEDERRHRKERLAGAVRIFGRLGFEDGVSGHITARDPEFSDCFWVNPFGMPFKHVTVGDLVLANADGQVVEGRYHVNQAAFTVHAQVHAARPDVVAVAHCHSVHGRALAALGELLDPITQESCAFYEDHALYDAYTGVAVDAEEGRRIAAALGSRKALVLRNHGLLTVGDSIDAAAWWFLSMERSSQVQLTARAAGRPVLIDHRAAVETREQLGGDLVAWINYQPLWQDISRSEPDLLS; encoded by the coding sequence ATGCACCGGCCCACACCGCCTGCCCCGCTGCCCACCGACCGGCTGCAGTTCGCGATGCCGCCGACGCACGACTCGGTGGAGGACGAACGCCGGCACCGCAAGGAACGGCTGGCGGGAGCGGTGCGGATCTTCGGGCGGCTCGGCTTCGAGGACGGCGTCTCGGGGCACATCACCGCCCGCGACCCCGAGTTCAGCGACTGCTTCTGGGTCAACCCGTTCGGGATGCCCTTCAAGCACGTCACCGTCGGCGACCTGGTGCTGGCCAACGCCGACGGGCAGGTCGTCGAGGGCCGCTACCACGTCAACCAGGCCGCCTTCACCGTGCACGCGCAGGTCCACGCGGCCCGCCCCGACGTCGTCGCCGTCGCCCACTGCCACTCGGTCCACGGCCGCGCCCTGGCCGCGCTCGGCGAACTGCTCGACCCCATCACCCAGGAGAGCTGCGCCTTCTACGAGGACCACGCCCTCTACGACGCCTACACCGGAGTGGCCGTCGACGCGGAGGAAGGGCGGCGCATCGCGGCCGCGCTCGGCTCCCGCAAGGCGCTGGTGCTGCGCAACCACGGGCTGCTGACCGTCGGCGACTCGATCGACGCGGCGGCCTGGTGGTTCCTGTCGATGGAACGCTCCAGCCAGGTCCAACTGACCGCGCGGGCGGCGGGCCGGCCCGTCCTGATCGACCACCGGGCGGCCGTGGAGACCCGGGAACAACTCGGCGGCGACCTGGTGGCATGGATCAACTACCAGCCCCTCTGGCAGGACATCAGCCGCAGCGAGCCGGATCTGCTGAGCTGA
- a CDS encoding succinic semialdehyde dehydrogenase, which translates to MTDSQAPETTPDTTPATTAAQTGTNPLAPAPTGVRTAADVVTPELVAQLTKGVTGSGRTANHTPFTGEKLADLPESTPEDVAKAYEAARRAQAVWARTPVRERAAVLLRFHDLVLARQAEVLDLIQLETGKARLHAHEEVQAVAVAARHYGRRAAAYLRPKRHAGAMPTLTKVTELRQPRGVVGQIAPWNYPLELSVGDALPAFVAGNAVVMKPDTETCLTALWARDLLVEAGLPADVFQVVLGEGPVVGPEVVRHADYVSFTGSTRTGREVAQGAAARLVGVSLELGGKNAMVVLDDADIEKAAAGAVRACFSSAGQLCVSIERLYVHESIADAFVERFAARTKAMRLGTSLAYGADMGSLVGERQLETVTRHVEEAVAKGAKVVAGGVARPDIGPYFFEPTILDGVGEPMSVCAEETFGPVVSIYRFKTDDEAVEQANSTPYGLNSSVWTKDARRGHDLASRLRTGTVNINEGYAPAYGSVQSPMGGMKDSGLGRRHGSEGILKYTEAQTVAQQRLLPMAPALGMSDEKYAEFMNRSLRVMKALRFR; encoded by the coding sequence ATGACGGACTCGCAGGCCCCGGAAACCACACCGGACACGACACCGGCCACGACAGCGGCACAGACCGGCACCAACCCGCTCGCCCCGGCGCCCACCGGCGTGCGCACCGCCGCCGACGTGGTCACCCCGGAGCTGGTCGCCCAGCTCACCAAGGGGGTGACCGGTTCCGGCCGGACGGCCAACCACACGCCGTTCACCGGCGAGAAGCTGGCCGACCTGCCCGAGTCCACGCCCGAGGACGTGGCGAAGGCCTACGAGGCGGCCCGCCGGGCGCAGGCCGTCTGGGCGCGGACGCCCGTGCGGGAGCGCGCCGCCGTCCTGCTCCGCTTCCACGACCTGGTGCTGGCCCGGCAGGCCGAGGTGCTCGACCTCATCCAGTTGGAGACCGGCAAGGCGCGCCTGCACGCCCACGAGGAGGTGCAGGCGGTCGCCGTCGCCGCCCGCCACTACGGCCGCAGGGCCGCCGCCTACCTCCGCCCCAAGCGGCACGCCGGCGCCATGCCGACCCTGACGAAGGTCACCGAACTGCGCCAACCGCGCGGCGTCGTGGGCCAGATCGCCCCCTGGAACTACCCGCTGGAACTGTCGGTCGGCGACGCGCTCCCCGCGTTCGTCGCGGGCAACGCCGTCGTCATGAAGCCTGACACCGAGACCTGCCTGACCGCCCTGTGGGCGCGTGACCTGCTCGTCGAGGCCGGTCTGCCCGCCGACGTCTTCCAGGTCGTGCTGGGCGAGGGACCCGTCGTCGGCCCGGAGGTCGTCCGGCACGCCGACTACGTCTCCTTCACCGGCTCCACCCGCACCGGCCGCGAGGTCGCCCAGGGCGCCGCCGCCCGTCTCGTCGGCGTCTCGCTCGAACTCGGCGGCAAGAACGCCATGGTGGTGCTCGACGACGCCGACATCGAGAAGGCCGCCGCGGGCGCCGTCCGCGCCTGCTTCTCCTCCGCCGGCCAACTCTGCGTCTCCATCGAGCGGTTGTACGTCCACGAGTCGATCGCGGACGCCTTCGTCGAGCGCTTCGCCGCCCGCACCAAGGCCATGCGGCTGGGCACCTCCCTCGCCTACGGCGCCGACATGGGCTCCCTGGTCGGCGAACGCCAACTGGAGACGGTGACCCGGCATGTGGAGGAGGCCGTCGCGAAGGGCGCGAAGGTCGTCGCCGGCGGGGTCGCCCGCCCGGACATCGGCCCGTACTTCTTCGAGCCGACCATCCTCGACGGCGTGGGCGAACCCATGTCCGTCTGCGCCGAGGAGACCTTCGGCCCGGTCGTCTCCATCTACCGCTTCAAGACCGACGACGAGGCGGTAGAGCAGGCCAACTCCACGCCGTACGGCCTGAATTCGTCGGTCTGGACGAAGGACGCCCGCCGCGGCCACGACCTCGCCTCCCGGCTGCGCACCGGCACGGTGAACATCAACGAGGGCTACGCCCCGGCCTACGGCAGCGTCCAGTCCCCGATGGGCGGCATGAAGGACTCCGGTCTCGGCCGCCGCCACGGCTCCGAGGGCATCCTCAAGTACACCGAGGCCCAGACGGTCGCCCAGCAGCGCCTGCTGCCGATGGCCCCGGCACTGGGCATGAGCGACGAGAAGTACGCGGAGTTCATGAACCGCAGCCTGAGGGTGATGAAGGCGCTCCGCTTCCGCTAG
- a CDS encoding GMC family oxidoreductase, with translation MSQDAYDYDVIVVGSGFGGSVTALRLTEKGYTVGVLEAGRRFTRDSLPKNSWDLRNYLWAPRLGCYGIQRIHLLGNVMVLAGAGVGGGSLNYANTLYVPPKPFFDDPQWRDITDWQEELKPYYEQARRMLGVRLNPTTTPSDVHLKAAAERMGVGDTFHMAPVGVFFGDGEDAGGEAKAAPGEQVADPYFGGAGPARNACTECGECMTGCRHGAKNTLNENYLHLAEQAGAVVHPMTTVVSITDDSQGGYAVTTLPTDNRRKGKGKGEGKGDKGRVFKARRVVLAAGTYGTQTLLHRMKAGGQLPYLSEKLGELTRTNSEALVGSQTTDRRYRKATGAPKVDFTRGVAITSSIHPDENTHIEPVRYGRGSNSMGGLSIIQVPYAEGSSRVAGWLASAARHPVLVLRSLSNRRWSERTIIGLVMQSLDNSLTTYLRPDGVGKGLLTARQGHGAPNPKQIRAASEAASAIAADINGFAGSNVGELMGTPLTAHFLGGCPIGDSRETGVIDPYHRLYGHPGISVVDGAAVSANLGVNPSLTITAQAERAMSYWPNRGEPDPRPAQGAAYERLRPVEPVSPAVPAEAFGALRLPFLGMPTVPPRQ, from the coding sequence GTGTCCCAGGACGCCTACGACTACGACGTCATCGTCGTCGGCTCAGGCTTCGGCGGCTCGGTGACCGCCCTGCGCCTGACGGAGAAGGGCTACACCGTAGGCGTCCTGGAAGCGGGCCGCCGCTTCACCAGAGACTCCCTCCCGAAGAACTCCTGGGACCTCAGGAACTACCTGTGGGCTCCCCGGCTCGGCTGCTACGGCATCCAGCGCATCCACCTGCTGGGCAACGTCATGGTCCTGGCCGGCGCGGGCGTGGGCGGCGGCTCCCTCAACTACGCCAACACCCTCTACGTACCGCCGAAACCCTTCTTCGACGACCCCCAGTGGCGTGACATCACGGACTGGCAGGAGGAGTTGAAGCCGTACTACGAGCAGGCGCGCCGCATGCTCGGCGTACGGCTCAACCCGACGACGACCCCCTCCGACGTGCACCTGAAGGCGGCCGCGGAGCGGATGGGCGTCGGCGACACCTTCCACATGGCACCGGTCGGCGTGTTCTTCGGCGACGGCGAGGACGCCGGGGGAGAGGCGAAGGCGGCCCCCGGCGAACAGGTCGCGGACCCCTACTTCGGCGGCGCCGGCCCCGCCCGCAACGCCTGCACCGAGTGCGGCGAGTGCATGACCGGCTGCCGTCACGGCGCGAAGAACACCCTCAACGAGAACTACCTCCACCTCGCCGAGCAGGCGGGCGCGGTCGTGCACCCCATGACGACGGTCGTGTCGATCACGGACGACTCCCAGGGCGGCTACGCGGTCACCACCCTCCCCACCGACAACCGCCGTAAGGGCAAGGGCAAGGGTGAAGGCAAAGGCGACAAGGGCCGGGTCTTCAAGGCCCGCCGGGTCGTCCTCGCCGCCGGCACCTACGGCACCCAGACCCTCCTGCACCGCATGAAGGCGGGCGGACAACTCCCGTACCTCTCCGAGAAGTTGGGCGAGCTGACCCGCACCAACTCCGAGGCTCTCGTCGGTTCCCAGACCACCGACCGGCGCTACCGCAAGGCGACCGGCGCGCCGAAGGTCGACTTCACGCGCGGGGTCGCCATCACATCGTCCATCCACCCGGACGAGAACACCCACATCGAGCCGGTCCGCTACGGCAGGGGCTCCAACTCGATGGGCGGCCTGTCGATCATCCAAGTGCCGTACGCGGAGGGCTCGTCGAGGGTCGCCGGCTGGCTGGCGAGCGCGGCCCGCCACCCCGTACTCGTCCTGCGGTCGCTGTCCAACCGCCGCTGGTCGGAGCGGACCATCATCGGCCTGGTGATGCAGTCCCTGGACAACTCGCTGACGACCTACCTGAGGCCGGACGGCGTCGGCAAAGGCCTGCTGACGGCACGTCAGGGGCACGGCGCCCCCAACCCCAAGCAGATCAGGGCCGCTTCGGAGGCCGCCTCCGCGATCGCCGCCGACATCAACGGCTTCGCCGGTTCCAACGTGGGGGAGCTGATGGGCACCCCGCTCACCGCCCACTTCCTCGGCGGCTGCCCGATCGGCGACTCGCGCGAGACGGGCGTCATCGACCCGTACCACCGCCTCTACGGCCACCCCGGCATCTCGGTCGTCGACGGCGCCGCGGTCTCGGCGAACCTGGGCGTGAACCCGTCGCTCACCATCACCGCCCAGGCCGAGCGCGCGATGTCGTACTGGCCGAACAGGGGCGAGCCGGACCCACGCCCCGCGCAGGGAGCTGCGTACGAGCGGCTGAGGCCGGTGGAGCCGGTCAGCCCGGCGGTCCCGGCGGAGGCCTTCGGCGCGCTGCGCCTGCCGTTCCTGGGCATGCCGACGGTCCCGCCGAGGCAGTAG
- a CDS encoding serine/threonine-protein kinase, with product MGTEGGGNDVRVIAGRYRLEARLGRGGMGVVWRATDQLLGRRVAVKELIQDDTLSAEEARGRRDRTLREARAVAQLSHPHIIVVHDVVEDGERPYIVMELIDGGSLADRIAARGPLPPDEAARIGVALLGALRAAHAAGVLHRDIKPANVLLEGDGDRVVLTDFGIAQVAGATTLTETGSFVGSPEYTAPERMSGARTGAESDLWSLGALLCTALSGESPFRRDSLGGILHAVVFAEIRTPAQAAPLLPVVQGLLERDPDRRLGGAEAERLLRAFLETGRTPRPVSSGYTPTQADLPQPRLDPPARERSTRGVLVAALLVAAMAGAGVSAAALLVNNGERDGGGRTPASSAPGASGSGSVSGSGSGSVSGSTGGPTSPAPTPTPTSPSAPAPTSTAGSTAVPVQSAAVPRPPSAPSGYRVADDPAGFALAVPDGFTRVAQGERVFYMSPGEVFRLGIKVAAPQPGGPLGVMERAAAKGADTNPGYHDGRVTETTQGGLPAARWEFSWNGFSAAEGPRHTYDLCWEEGGRLYDVWVSAPVGKVREAREYFDVAVDTFVTR from the coding sequence ATGGGGACCGAGGGGGGCGGAAACGACGTACGGGTCATCGCGGGCCGTTACCGGCTGGAGGCGAGGCTCGGGCGCGGCGGCATGGGGGTCGTGTGGCGGGCCACCGACCAACTGCTGGGACGGCGTGTCGCCGTCAAGGAGCTGATCCAGGACGACACGCTCTCCGCCGAGGAGGCGCGCGGCCGCCGTGACCGGACACTGCGCGAGGCCCGCGCGGTCGCCCAGCTCAGCCACCCGCACATCATCGTCGTCCACGACGTCGTCGAGGACGGCGAACGCCCGTACATCGTCATGGAGTTGATCGACGGCGGCTCGCTCGCCGACCGGATCGCCGCGCGCGGCCCGCTCCCGCCGGACGAGGCGGCCCGGATCGGCGTCGCCCTGCTGGGCGCCCTGCGCGCCGCGCACGCGGCCGGGGTACTGCACCGGGACATCAAGCCCGCGAACGTCCTGCTGGAGGGCGACGGCGACCGTGTCGTCCTCACCGACTTCGGCATCGCGCAGGTCGCGGGCGCGACCACGCTCACCGAGACCGGTTCGTTCGTCGGCTCGCCCGAGTACACCGCGCCCGAGCGGATGTCCGGGGCGCGGACCGGCGCCGAGTCCGACCTGTGGTCGCTGGGCGCGCTGCTGTGCACGGCGCTCAGCGGCGAATCCCCGTTCCGGCGCGACTCGTTGGGCGGCATCCTGCACGCCGTCGTCTTCGCCGAGATCCGTACGCCCGCGCAGGCAGCACCGCTTCTGCCCGTCGTGCAGGGGCTGTTGGAGCGCGATCCGGACCGGCGACTGGGCGGGGCGGAGGCGGAGCGGCTGCTGCGCGCCTTCCTGGAGACCGGGCGGACGCCGCGACCGGTGTCGTCCGGCTACACACCGACCCAGGCAGACCTGCCGCAGCCGCGGCTGGACCCGCCCGCCCGGGAGCGCTCCACGCGGGGCGTGCTGGTGGCCGCGCTGCTGGTCGCCGCGATGGCGGGGGCGGGCGTGTCGGCCGCGGCGCTGCTGGTGAACAACGGGGAGAGGGACGGGGGCGGCCGTACGCCCGCGAGTTCGGCGCCGGGGGCTTCGGGGAGCGGTTCGGTGAGTGGTTCAGGCAGTGGTTCGGTCAGTGGATCGACGGGCGGGCCGACGAGCCCTGCGCCCACACCCACGCCCACCTCCCCTTCCGCGCCCGCTCCCACCTCCACGGCAGGCTCCACGGCCGTCCCCGTGCAGTCCGCCGCGGTGCCCCGTCCGCCGTCCGCGCCTTCCGGCTATCGCGTGGCCGACGACCCCGCCGGGTTCGCGCTCGCCGTGCCGGACGGGTTCACGCGGGTGGCGCAGGGGGAGCGGGTCTTCTACATGTCCCCGGGGGAGGTCTTCCGTCTCGGCATCAAGGTCGCCGCCCCGCAACCGGGCGGCCCGCTCGGCGTGATGGAGCGGGCGGCGGCCAAGGGCGCGGACACCAACCCCGGTTACCACGACGGCCGGGTCACCGAGACCACCCAGGGCGGACTGCCCGCCGCCCGCTGGGAGTTCAGCTGGAACGGCTTCAGCGCGGCGGAGGGTCCCCGGCACACGTACGACCTGTGCTGGGAAGAGGGCGGGCGGCTGTACGACGTGTGGGTGTCGGCGCCGGTCGGGAAGGTGCGGGAGGCGCGGGAGTACTTCGACGTCGCCGTCGACACGTTCGTGACACGGTAG
- a CDS encoding LPXTG cell wall anchor domain-containing protein produces the protein MKLRRTMVAAAATAVIASVAPLALLSAPAAFAEESGSPSASASPSDSASASPSGSGDSSPSASGSQSDSGSDSKSDIPSPSTGSQSGSASGSPSGSTSPSGSPSQSSSGSPSASASEDAFDPFTDCKSFDLDDKLTAQIKGLPGKIVAGSGWHDFQFVVKNGSDHDLKNVYIDSFMEYGDETDEWLSEGLAVIQVKEDGKWTDGFQDSYEDEHGKTVNVTGSFVGLLDSLAKGDSSTLDLRVKVKASAPAGSSFALSEAIYAGEGSACYGNGDFYDVQILAAGGDAGDVDDAKPNGDKPTDGAKPQGGAKPISGSLASTGSDSALPMIGLVGGVAVVAGAGAVFAVRRRRTGAHA, from the coding sequence ATGAAGCTCCGTCGCACGATGGTCGCCGCTGCCGCTACGGCCGTCATCGCGTCAGTCGCGCCGCTCGCGCTGCTGTCCGCGCCCGCCGCCTTCGCGGAGGAGAGCGGTTCACCGTCGGCCAGCGCGTCCCCGTCGGACAGCGCCTCCGCCTCGCCGTCCGGCTCGGGCGACTCGAGCCCGTCCGCCTCCGGGTCCCAGTCCGACTCCGGGTCCGACTCCAAGTCCGACATCCCGTCGCCGTCGACCGGGTCGCAGAGCGGGAGCGCCTCCGGCTCCCCGTCCGGCAGCACGTCGCCGTCCGGGTCCCCGTCGCAGTCGTCCTCGGGGAGCCCGTCGGCCAGTGCGAGTGAGGACGCGTTCGACCCGTTCACGGACTGCAAGTCCTTCGACCTGGACGACAAGCTCACGGCCCAGATCAAGGGCCTGCCCGGCAAGATCGTCGCCGGTTCCGGCTGGCACGACTTCCAGTTCGTCGTCAAGAACGGCTCCGACCACGACCTGAAGAACGTGTACATCGACTCGTTCATGGAGTACGGCGACGAGACGGACGAGTGGCTGTCCGAGGGCCTCGCCGTCATCCAGGTCAAGGAAGACGGCAAGTGGACCGACGGCTTCCAGGACTCCTACGAGGACGAGCACGGCAAGACGGTCAACGTCACCGGTTCCTTCGTGGGTCTGCTCGACTCGCTGGCGAAGGGCGACTCCAGCACGCTCGACCTGCGGGTCAAGGTCAAGGCGTCCGCGCCGGCCGGCTCCTCGTTCGCGCTGAGCGAGGCCATCTACGCCGGCGAGGGCTCCGCCTGCTACGGCAACGGTGACTTCTACGACGTTCAGATCCTCGCCGCCGGCGGCGACGCGGGCGACGTCGACGACGCCAAGCCGAACGGCGACAAGCCCACCGACGGCGCCAAGCCCCAGGGCGGCGCCAAGCCGATCAGCGGCAGCCTCGCCTCGACCGGTTCCGACTCCGCGCTGCCGATGATCGGCCTGGTCGGCGGGGTCGCCGTGGTGGCCGGCGCCGGTGCGGTGTTCGCGGTCCGTCGCCGCAGGACCGGCGCGCACGCGTAA
- the guaA gene encoding glutamine-hydrolyzing GMP synthase produces MSSATPAAAAPDTVLVVDFGAQYAQLIARRVREARVYSEIVPSTTPVEEMLAKNPAAIILSGGPSSVYEEGAPTVDRALFEAGVPVFGMCYGFQLMAQTLGGTVDNTGAREYGRTELHVSRSSSTLFEGTPAEQAVWMSHGDACSAAPEGFSVSASTDVVPVAAFENDEKRLYGVQYHPEVMHSTHGQQVLEHFLYRGAGLAPSWTTGNVIEEQVAAIREQVGDKRAICGLSGGVDSAVAAALVQKAIGSQLTCVYVDHGLMRKGETEQVEKDFVAATGVQLKVVDAQERFLAALAGVSDPEQKRKIIGREFIRVFEQAQAEIIADEGPAVEFLVQGTLYPDVVESGGGTGTANIKSHHNVGGLPEDLEFQLIEPLRKLFKDEVRMVGQELGLPEEIVQRQPFPGPGLGIRIVGEVTKDRLDLLRDADAIAREELTAAGLDREIWQCPVVLLADVRSVGVQGDGRTYGHPIVLRPVSSEDAMTADWSRLPYDVLAKISTRITNEVRDVNRVVVDVTSKPPGTIEWE; encoded by the coding sequence GTGTCATCAGCGACTCCCGCTGCCGCCGCCCCCGACACCGTCCTGGTCGTCGACTTCGGTGCGCAGTACGCCCAGCTCATCGCCCGTCGAGTCCGCGAGGCGCGGGTCTACAGCGAGATCGTGCCGAGCACCACGCCGGTCGAGGAGATGCTCGCCAAGAACCCGGCGGCGATCATCCTCTCCGGCGGCCCCTCGTCCGTGTACGAGGAGGGCGCCCCGACCGTCGACCGCGCCCTCTTCGAGGCCGGCGTCCCCGTCTTCGGCATGTGCTACGGCTTCCAGCTGATGGCACAGACCCTCGGCGGCACCGTCGACAACACCGGCGCCCGTGAGTACGGCCGTACCGAACTGCACGTCTCCCGCTCCTCCTCGACCCTCTTCGAGGGCACCCCGGCCGAGCAGGCCGTGTGGATGTCGCACGGCGACGCCTGCTCCGCCGCCCCCGAGGGCTTCAGCGTCAGCGCCTCCACGGACGTCGTCCCGGTCGCCGCCTTCGAGAACGACGAGAAGCGGCTGTACGGCGTCCAGTACCACCCCGAGGTCATGCACTCCACGCACGGCCAGCAGGTGCTGGAGCACTTCCTCTACCGCGGCGCCGGCCTCGCCCCGTCCTGGACCACGGGCAACGTCATCGAGGAGCAGGTCGCGGCCATCCGCGAGCAGGTCGGCGACAAGCGCGCCATCTGCGGCCTCTCCGGCGGCGTGGACTCGGCGGTCGCCGCAGCCCTCGTCCAGAAGGCCATCGGCTCCCAGCTGACCTGCGTCTACGTCGACCACGGTCTGATGCGCAAGGGTGAGACCGAGCAGGTCGAGAAGGACTTCGTGGCCGCGACCGGAGTCCAGCTGAAGGTCGTCGACGCGCAGGAGCGATTCCTCGCCGCGCTCGCCGGGGTCTCCGACCCCGAGCAGAAGCGGAAGATCATCGGCCGCGAGTTCATCCGCGTCTTCGAGCAGGCCCAGGCCGAGATCATCGCGGACGAGGGTCCGGCGGTCGAGTTCCTCGTCCAGGGCACGCTGTACCCGGACGTCGTCGAGTCCGGCGGCGGCACCGGCACCGCGAACATCAAGTCGCACCACAACGTGGGCGGCCTGCCAGAGGACCTCGAGTTCCAGCTCATCGAGCCGCTGCGCAAGCTGTTCAAGGACGAGGTCCGGATGGTCGGCCAGGAGCTCGGGCTCCCGGAAGAGATCGTTCAGCGTCAGCCGTTCCCCGGCCCCGGCCTGGGCATCCGGATCGTCGGAGAGGTCACCAAGGACCGCCTCGACCTCCTCCGCGACGCCGACGCCATCGCCCGCGAGGAGCTGACGGCCGCCGGTCTCGACCGCGAGATCTGGCAGTGCCCGGTGGTCCTCCTCGCGGACGTCCGCAGCGTCGGCGTCCAGGGCGACGGCCGCACCTACGGCCACCCGATCGTGCTGCGCCCGGTCTCCTCCGAGGACGCGATGACCGCCGACTGGTCGCGCCTCCCGTACGACGTCCTGGCGAAGATCTCCACCCGGATCACCAACGAGGTGCGGGACGTCAACCGCGTCGTCGTCGACGTGACGAGCAAGCCGCCGGGCACCATCGAGTGGGAGTAG
- a CDS encoding pyridoxamine 5'-phosphate oxidase family protein translates to MTVDWAAFVAAEPEFAQITEARFGAFTHHVLATLRKDGSPRTTGIEVRFLGGELWLGMMPDSLKALDLRRDPRFCLQANPGEGTGMGGGDVRIAGRAVEVADGEARAAYVKEVEPPQPFHLFRTELTEVVRTYVEDDTYLVAQVWQPGVPVRTLRRT, encoded by the coding sequence ATGACAGTCGACTGGGCGGCCTTCGTCGCCGCGGAGCCCGAGTTCGCACAGATCACCGAGGCCCGGTTCGGGGCCTTCACGCACCATGTCCTGGCGACCCTCCGCAAGGACGGCTCCCCGCGCACCACCGGCATCGAGGTCCGTTTCCTCGGCGGTGAGCTGTGGCTCGGCATGATGCCGGACTCGCTCAAGGCCCTCGACCTGCGCCGGGACCCCCGTTTCTGCCTCCAGGCCAACCCCGGCGAGGGCACCGGGATGGGCGGGGGCGACGTCCGGATCGCCGGCCGGGCCGTCGAGGTGGCGGACGGCGAGGCGAGGGCGGCGTACGTGAAAGAGGTGGAACCGCCGCAGCCGTTCCACCTCTTCCGCACCGAGCTGACGGAGGTCGTACGGACCTACGTCGAGGACGACACGTATCTGGTCGCCCAGGTCTGGCAGCCCGGAGTGCCGGTGCGGACTCTCAGACGGACGTGA
- a CDS encoding chorismate mutase: MTTTDLTTTDLTATAVIAGARERIDALDDRIIGLIQERVAVSAVVQQARISSGGRRVNLSREMEILDHYREALGKPGTALAMTLLELSRGRI, translated from the coding sequence ATGACCACTACTGACCTGACCACGACCGACCTGACCGCCACCGCCGTGATCGCCGGCGCCCGTGAGCGCATCGACGCGCTCGACGACCGGATCATCGGTCTGATCCAGGAACGGGTGGCCGTCTCCGCCGTCGTCCAGCAGGCGCGGATCTCCTCCGGCGGGCGGCGCGTGAACCTCTCCCGCGAGATGGAGATCCTCGACCACTACCGCGAGGCCCTCGGCAAGCCGGGCACGGCCCTGGCGATGACGCTCCTCGAACTGTCCCGGGGCCGTATCTGA